The following proteins come from a genomic window of Populus nigra chromosome 6, ddPopNigr1.1, whole genome shotgun sequence:
- the LOC133697211 gene encoding uncharacterized protein LOC133697211 isoform X3, whose product MNSELRELPAVEHSTLPLILKTMSESGIADQMRLTELILNDQDFFRKLMDVFRICEDLENIDGLHMIFKIVRGIIMLNSPQIFEKIFGDELIMDVIGSLEYDPEISHIQHHRIFLKEHVVFKEAIPIRDPHVLSKIHQTYRVGYLKDVVLARVLDEGTVANLNSIIHGNNAVVVSLLKDDNTFIQELFARLRSPATSAESKKNLVYFLHEFCSLSKSLQMVQQLRLFRELMNEGIFDIIADTLQNQDKKIVLTGTDILILFLNQDPNLLRSYVVRQEGIQLLGLLVKGMITDFGDDMHCQFLEILRSLLDSYALSGAQRDNIIEIFYEKHLGQLIDVITASCPNEVVPPSSGKSSGFSERVDTRNGMKPEILSNICELLCFCVLHHPYRIKCNFLLDNVIEKVLTLTRRKEKYLVVAAVRFVRTILSRHDEHLINHFVKNNLLKPIVDAFVSNGDRYNLLNSAILELFEYIRKENLKSLLKYIVDSFWNELVKFEHLTSIQSLKVKYEQCLEQCGAKSTGNILDPRKRNDERALEKEEEDYFNEDSDEEDTASASHTQKPQAQPVSSNGVGAGYPSLSPRSSGLVDYDDDEDDEDYRPPPKKQLETPEEDEGTIESLGMKRKLPSKDKEPELVKKQQLGKHSKSRESVFAALCSTLSHAVLPSTKTATAVHATPVDGNKGSTEESHQENDPVILRTCSDNESTSGEENHKETDPAGPKSCSDCLHSTSENGQMIGDDGPLIPPPQSSPEMTVNGS is encoded by the exons ATGAACAGTGAGTTGAGAGAGTTGCCTGCTGTTGAACATTCTACACTTCCTCTAATACTTAAG ACCATGTCTGAGAGTGGTATCGCAGATCAGATGAGACTGACAGAGCTAATATTGAACGAT CAAGATTTTTTCCGGAAGCTGATGGATGTTTTCAGAATCTGTGAAGACCTAGAAAACATTGATGGTCTTCACATGATATTCAAAATAGTCAGAGGGATCA TTATGCTCAACAGTCCTCAAATCTTTGAGAAGATATTTGGGGATGAATTGATCATGGATGTTATCGGTTCACTCGAGT atGATCCTGAGATTTCTCATATCCAACATCAtcgaatttttttgaaagagcACGTCGTTTTCAAGGAG GCCATACCAATCAGAGATCCTCATGTCCTGTCAAAGATACATCAGACGTACAGAGTTGGTTATCTGAAG GATGTTGTTCTGGCCAGAGTATTGGATGAGGGCACAGTTGCAAATCTGAATTCCATAATTCATGGAAATAATGCTGTC GTTGTTTCTTTGTTAAAGGATGACAATACCTTTATTCAGGAATTGTTTGCAAGGTTGAGATCGCCTGCCACGTCTGcagaatcaaagaaaaatctg GTATATTTCTTGCACGAGTTTTGTAGTTTAAGCAAGAGCCTGCAGATGGTCCAGCAGCTCCGGCTATTTAG GGAACTCATGAATGAAGGTATCTTTGACATCATTGCTGATACTTTGCAGAATCAAGATAAGAAAATTGTCTTAACTGG GACAGAtatcctcattcttttcttGAATCAGGATCCAAACCTTCTGCGTTCTTATGTTGTTCGGCAGGAAGGAATTCAGCTACTAGGGTTGTTG GTTAAAGGAATGATAACAGACTTTGGAGATGACATGCATTGCCAGTTTCTTGAAATTCTTCGCAGTTTATTGGATTCTTATGCACTGTCAGGAGCACAG AGagataatataattgaaatctTCTATGAGAAGCACTTGGGCCAATTAATTGATGTTATAACAGCATCTTGTCCTAATGAAGTTGTTCCTCCATCGAGTGGTAAATCTTCAGGGTTTAGTGAGAGAGTTGACACTCGGAATGGAATGAAGCCAGAAATACTCTCAAACATATGTGAATTGCTATGCTTCTGCGTTCTGCACCATCCATATAgaataaa GTGCAACTTTCTCCTTGATAATGTAATCGAAAAAGTCTTGACATTGACACGAAGGAAGGAAAAATACCTTGTAGTTGCTGCTGTTCGTTTTGTTCGCACTATCCTTTCCCGCCAT GATGAGCATTTGATAAATCATTTTGTCAAGAACAACCTCCTTAAACCAATTGTAGATGCCTTTGTGAGCAACGGAGACCGTTATAATCTGCTGAACTCTGCCATTTTAGAGCTTTTTGAGTATATCCGCAAG GAAAACCTGAAGTCGTTGCTCAAGTATATAGTTGATTCATTCTGGAATGAGTTGGTCAAATTCGAGCATTTGACCTCCATTCAGTCTCTAAAAGTTAAATATGAGCAG TGTCTAGAGCAGTGTGGAGCAAAAAGTACTGGTAACATATTGGACCCGAGAAAACGAAATGATGAACGTGCTctagaaaaagaagaggaagactaTTTCAACGAGGACAG CGATGAAGAAGACACAGCTTCTGCATCCCATACCCAAAAACCACAAGCTCAACCAGTTTCATCCAATGGAGTTGGTGCAGGGTACCCATCATTAAG TCCACGTTCCAGTGGGCTTgttgattatgatgatgatgaggatgatgaagaCTATAGACCGCCTCCTAAGAAACAGCTAGAAACGCCAGAGGAAGATGAAGGAACTATTGAATCCCTTGGGATGAAGCGGAAATTGCCTTCCAAGGATAAGGAACCTGAACTAGTAAAGAAACAGCAATTAGGTAAACACTCGAAGTCAAGAGAGAGTGTATTTGCTGCTTTATGTTCTACACTTAGCCATGCTGTCTTGCCCAGCACAAAAACTGCAACTGCCGTGCATGCAACTCCTGTGGATGGAAACAAAGGCTCAACTGAAGAAAGTCACCAAGAGAATGATCCTGTCATTTTGAGAACCTGTTCTGATAACGAAAGTACTTCAGGTGAGGAAAATCACAAAGAGACGGATCCTGCTGGTCCTAAAAGCTGTTCTGATTGCTTACACAGCACATCAGAAAATGGACAGATGATTGGAGATGATGGTCCGTTAATACCACCACCTCAATCCTCACCAGAAATGACCGTAAACGGGTCTTAA
- the LOC133697914 gene encoding uncharacterized protein LOC133697914 codes for MSSKKEEKSQVAAERIKAAALSAAKGLSRAQAERAATAAARNVNAYGQKEEGPSRWQEKREAKRQMYLMSTEKAVRLGERKDLNSMSKGFGGNAQCQKCFQSGHWTYECKNERVYMSRPSRTQQLKNPKLRMKVSISYDLENPEGEDNQGQKREKKSKRKHRSDSDSATNSEASVFETDSGSSSVTGSESSEEESSSGYSSSSSEEERRRRRKKRKQKKERRRRYSSSSDESSDSDSGSESDSDDKSSRRKRRHSRRR; via the coding sequence ATGTCGagtaagaaagaagagaaatctCAAGTTGCGGCGGAGAGGATCAAGGCCGCAGCCTTGAGTGCGGCAAAAGGGTTAAGTAGAGCCCAAGCCGAACGGGCGGCAACTGCTGCTGCTCGTAATGTAAATGCTTATGGGCAAAAAGAAGAAGGGCCGAGCCGATGGCAAGAGAAACGAGAAGCGAAAAGGCAAATGTATTTAATGAGTACGGAAAAGGCAGTGAGATTGGGTGAGCGAAAAGATCTTAATTCTATGTCAAAAGGTTTTGGTGGCAATGCGCAGTGTCAGAAGTGTTTTCAAAGTGGACATTGGACTTACGAGTGTAAGAATGAGAGGGTTTATATGTCTAGGCCATCAAGGACTCAACAGCTTAAGAATCCTAAGTTGAGGATGAAGGTTTCTATTTCGTACGATTTGGAGAATCCGGAGGGGGAGGATAACCAGGGGCaaaagagggagaagaagagTAAGAGGAAGCACAGGTCAGATTCGGATTCTGCGACTAACAGTGAGGCTTCGGTTTTTGAGACAGATAGTGGGTCTTCATCCGTGACAGGGTCCGAGTCTTCCGAGGAGGAAAGTAGTTCGGGGTACAGTTCATCTTCTTCGGAGgaggagaggaggaggagaaggaagaagaggaagcaGAAGAAGGAGAGGCGTAGGAGGTATAGCTCGTCCTCTGACGAGTCTTCTGATTCCGACTCAGGTTCGGAATCTGATTCTGATGACAAGAGCAgcaggaggaagaggaggcaTAGCAGGAGGAGATGA
- the LOC133697211 gene encoding uncharacterized protein LOC133697211 isoform X1, with protein MGAQEKSQANSNPLQRVKVYRLNDDGKWDDQGTGHVTVDYLERSEELGLYVIDEEDNETLLLHRITPDDIYRKQEDTIISWRDPEFSTELALSFQETSGCSYIWDHICNVQRSLHFSTLNSEAFQSMNSELRELPAVEHSTLPLILKTMSESGIADQMRLTELILNDQDFFRKLMDVFRICEDLENIDGLHMIFKIVRGIIMLNSPQIFEKIFGDELIMDVIGSLEYDPEISHIQHHRIFLKEHVVFKEAIPIRDPHVLSKIHQTYRVGYLKDVVLARVLDEGTVANLNSIIHGNNAVVVSLLKDDNTFIQELFARLRSPATSAESKKNLVYFLHEFCSLSKSLQMVQQLRLFRELMNEGIFDIIADTLQNQDKKIVLTGTDILILFLNQDPNLLRSYVVRQEGIQLLGLLVKGMITDFGDDMHCQFLEILRSLLDSYALSGAQRDNIIEIFYEKHLGQLIDVITASCPNEVVPPSSGKSSGFSERVDTRNGMKPEILSNICELLCFCVLHHPYRIKCNFLLDNVIEKVLTLTRRKEKYLVVAAVRFVRTILSRHDEHLINHFVKNNLLKPIVDAFVSNGDRYNLLNSAILELFEYIRKENLKSLLKYIVDSFWNELVKFEHLTSIQSLKVKYEQCLEQCGAKSTGNILDPRKRNDERALEKEEEDYFNEDSDEEDTASASHTQKPQAQPVSSNGVGAGYPSLSPRSSGLVDYDDDEDDEDYRPPPKKQLETPEEDEGTIESLGMKRKLPSKDKEPELVKKQQLGKHSKSRESVFAALCSTLSHAVLPSTKTATAVHATPVDGNKGSTEESHQENDPVILRTCSDNESTSGEENHKETDPAGPKSCSDCLHSTSENGQMIGDDGPLIPPPQSSPEMTVNGS; from the exons ATGGGCGCGCAAGAGAAATCGCAAGCGAACTCCAATCCGTTGCAG CGGGTGAAGGTCTACCGTCTGAATGATGATGGGAAATGGGATGACCAAGGGACCGGGCATGTTACCGTTGACTACTTGGAG AGATCAGAAGAGCTAGGCTTGTATGTTATTGATGAAGAGGACAATGAGACGTTGCTTTTGCACCGTATAACCCCGGATGACATTTACAGAAAACAAGAAG ATACAATAATTTCATGGAGAGATCCAGAATTTTCTACAGAATTAGCACTAAGCTTCCAAGAGACTTCAGGGTGTTCTTACATATG GGATCATATCTGTAATGTGCAAAGAAGTCTACACTTTAGTACTCTAAACA GTGAGGCATTTCAGAGCATGAACAGTGAGTTGAGAGAGTTGCCTGCTGTTGAACATTCTACACTTCCTCTAATACTTAAG ACCATGTCTGAGAGTGGTATCGCAGATCAGATGAGACTGACAGAGCTAATATTGAACGAT CAAGATTTTTTCCGGAAGCTGATGGATGTTTTCAGAATCTGTGAAGACCTAGAAAACATTGATGGTCTTCACATGATATTCAAAATAGTCAGAGGGATCA TTATGCTCAACAGTCCTCAAATCTTTGAGAAGATATTTGGGGATGAATTGATCATGGATGTTATCGGTTCACTCGAGT atGATCCTGAGATTTCTCATATCCAACATCAtcgaatttttttgaaagagcACGTCGTTTTCAAGGAG GCCATACCAATCAGAGATCCTCATGTCCTGTCAAAGATACATCAGACGTACAGAGTTGGTTATCTGAAG GATGTTGTTCTGGCCAGAGTATTGGATGAGGGCACAGTTGCAAATCTGAATTCCATAATTCATGGAAATAATGCTGTC GTTGTTTCTTTGTTAAAGGATGACAATACCTTTATTCAGGAATTGTTTGCAAGGTTGAGATCGCCTGCCACGTCTGcagaatcaaagaaaaatctg GTATATTTCTTGCACGAGTTTTGTAGTTTAAGCAAGAGCCTGCAGATGGTCCAGCAGCTCCGGCTATTTAG GGAACTCATGAATGAAGGTATCTTTGACATCATTGCTGATACTTTGCAGAATCAAGATAAGAAAATTGTCTTAACTGG GACAGAtatcctcattcttttcttGAATCAGGATCCAAACCTTCTGCGTTCTTATGTTGTTCGGCAGGAAGGAATTCAGCTACTAGGGTTGTTG GTTAAAGGAATGATAACAGACTTTGGAGATGACATGCATTGCCAGTTTCTTGAAATTCTTCGCAGTTTATTGGATTCTTATGCACTGTCAGGAGCACAG AGagataatataattgaaatctTCTATGAGAAGCACTTGGGCCAATTAATTGATGTTATAACAGCATCTTGTCCTAATGAAGTTGTTCCTCCATCGAGTGGTAAATCTTCAGGGTTTAGTGAGAGAGTTGACACTCGGAATGGAATGAAGCCAGAAATACTCTCAAACATATGTGAATTGCTATGCTTCTGCGTTCTGCACCATCCATATAgaataaa GTGCAACTTTCTCCTTGATAATGTAATCGAAAAAGTCTTGACATTGACACGAAGGAAGGAAAAATACCTTGTAGTTGCTGCTGTTCGTTTTGTTCGCACTATCCTTTCCCGCCAT GATGAGCATTTGATAAATCATTTTGTCAAGAACAACCTCCTTAAACCAATTGTAGATGCCTTTGTGAGCAACGGAGACCGTTATAATCTGCTGAACTCTGCCATTTTAGAGCTTTTTGAGTATATCCGCAAG GAAAACCTGAAGTCGTTGCTCAAGTATATAGTTGATTCATTCTGGAATGAGTTGGTCAAATTCGAGCATTTGACCTCCATTCAGTCTCTAAAAGTTAAATATGAGCAG TGTCTAGAGCAGTGTGGAGCAAAAAGTACTGGTAACATATTGGACCCGAGAAAACGAAATGATGAACGTGCTctagaaaaagaagaggaagactaTTTCAACGAGGACAG CGATGAAGAAGACACAGCTTCTGCATCCCATACCCAAAAACCACAAGCTCAACCAGTTTCATCCAATGGAGTTGGTGCAGGGTACCCATCATTAAG TCCACGTTCCAGTGGGCTTgttgattatgatgatgatgaggatgatgaagaCTATAGACCGCCTCCTAAGAAACAGCTAGAAACGCCAGAGGAAGATGAAGGAACTATTGAATCCCTTGGGATGAAGCGGAAATTGCCTTCCAAGGATAAGGAACCTGAACTAGTAAAGAAACAGCAATTAGGTAAACACTCGAAGTCAAGAGAGAGTGTATTTGCTGCTTTATGTTCTACACTTAGCCATGCTGTCTTGCCCAGCACAAAAACTGCAACTGCCGTGCATGCAACTCCTGTGGATGGAAACAAAGGCTCAACTGAAGAAAGTCACCAAGAGAATGATCCTGTCATTTTGAGAACCTGTTCTGATAACGAAAGTACTTCAGGTGAGGAAAATCACAAAGAGACGGATCCTGCTGGTCCTAAAAGCTGTTCTGATTGCTTACACAGCACATCAGAAAATGGACAGATGATTGGAGATGATGGTCCGTTAATACCACCACCTCAATCCTCACCAGAAATGACCGTAAACGGGTCTTAA
- the LOC133697915 gene encoding DNA-directed RNA polymerases II, IV and V subunit 9B-like: MDFVNFSNNILYPKEDKMQKILLYACRSCDHQEVAGNNRVYRNEIYHYAAEYTQVLQDVASDPALPRTKSVCCAVCGYGEAVFLQATSGDEGMTMFYVCCNPNCGHRWRD; encoded by the exons ATGGATTTTGTAAATTTCAGCAACAACATTCTCTATCCCAAGGAAGATAAGATGCAGAAGATTCTCCTCTATGCATGCCGCAGCTGTGATCACCAG GAGGTTGCTGGTAATAATCGTGTCTACAGAAATGAGATATATCACTATGCTGCAGAATACACACAAGTGTTGCAGGATGTGGCTTCAGACCCCGCTCTGCCTCGGACTAAATCTGTTTGTTGTGCTGTATGCGGCTATGGGGAAGCTGTATTCTTACAG GCAACCTCGGGAGATGAGGGCATGACAATGTTTTATGTCTGCTGCAACCCAAACTGCGGGCATCGGTGGAGAGATTGA
- the LOC133696962 gene encoding outer envelope pore protein 16-2, chloroplastic-like, with protein sequence MSQNLETRSFVDEIRHFDKSSFFDFGHPLLNRIAESFVKAAGIGAIQAVSREAYFTAIEGAGLESSGGLPAEISVDGKKPHRFPDLRGETNRKSLEALVMNTGKESLQWGLAAGVYSGLTYGLTESRGVHDWKNSAVAGAITGVALALTADDKSHEQIVQCAITGAAISTAANLLTGIF encoded by the exons ATGAGCCAGAACTTGGAAACGAGGTCATTTGTTGATGAAATCCGTCACTTTGATAAAAGTAGCTTCTTCGACTTTGGTCACCCTCTCCTTAACCGTATTGCCGAGAGTTTTGTCAAGGCCGCTGGG ATTGGAGCAATTCAAGCGGTGTCTCGGGAGGCTTATTTCACAGCCATTGAAG gTGCTGGATTGGAGTCAAGTGGTGGTTTGCCAGCGGAGATTTCTGTTGATGGCAAGAAGCCCCATCGTTTCCCTGACCTCAGAG GTGAAACCAACAGAAAATCCCTTGAAGCCTTG GTGATGAACACTGGAAAGGAATCCTTACAATGGG GACTCGCAGCAGGAGTGTATTCCGGCCTCACTTATGGACTAACGGAGTCTCGTGGAGTTCATGATTGG AAAAACAGTGCAGTGGCTGGAGCAATAACAGGTGTGGCACTGGCACTGACAGCAGACGACAAATCCCATGAGCAGATTGTGCAATGTGCTATCACTGGAGCTGCGATCTCCACTGCTGCAAATCTTCTTACAGGGATATTCTAA
- the LOC133697211 gene encoding uncharacterized protein LOC133697211 isoform X2, producing the protein MGAQEKSQANSNPLQRVKVYRLNDDGKWDDQGTGHVTVDYLERSEELGLYVIDEEDNETLLLHRITPDDIYRKQEDTIISWRDPEFSTELALSFQETSGCSYIWDHICNVQRSLHFSTLNSEAFQSMNSELRELPAVEHSTLPLILKTMSESGIADQMRLTELILNDQDFFRKLMDVFRICEDLENIDGLHMIFKIVRGIIMLNSPQIFEKIFGDELIMDVIGSLEYDPEISHIQHHRIFLKEHVVFKEAIPIRDPHVLSKIHQTYRVGYLKDVVLARVLDEGTVANLNSIIHGNNAVVVSLLKDDNTFIQELFARLRSPATSAESKKNLVYFLHEFCSLSKSLQMVQQLRLFRELMNEGIFDIIADTLQNQDKKIVLTGTDILILFLNQDPNLLRSYVVRQEGIQLLGLLVKGMITDFGDDMHCQFLEILRSLLDSYALSGAQRDNIIEIFYEKHLGQLIDVITASCPNEVVPPSSGKSSGFSERVDTRNGMKPEILSNICELLCFCVLHHPYRIKCNFLLDNVIEKVLTLTRRKEKYLVVAAVRFVRTILSRHDEHLINHFVKNNLLKPIVDAFVSNGDRYNLLNSAILELFEYIRKENLKSLLKYIVDSFWNELVKFEHLTSIQSLKVKYEQCLEQCGAKSTGNILDPRKRNDERALEKEEEDYFNEDSDEEDTASASHTQKPQAQPVSSNGVGAGYPSLSPRSSGLVDYDDDEDDEDYRPPPKKQLETPEEDEGTIESLGMKRKLPSKDKEPELVKKQQLAQKLQLPCMQLLWMETKAQLKKVTKRMILSF; encoded by the exons ATGGGCGCGCAAGAGAAATCGCAAGCGAACTCCAATCCGTTGCAG CGGGTGAAGGTCTACCGTCTGAATGATGATGGGAAATGGGATGACCAAGGGACCGGGCATGTTACCGTTGACTACTTGGAG AGATCAGAAGAGCTAGGCTTGTATGTTATTGATGAAGAGGACAATGAGACGTTGCTTTTGCACCGTATAACCCCGGATGACATTTACAGAAAACAAGAAG ATACAATAATTTCATGGAGAGATCCAGAATTTTCTACAGAATTAGCACTAAGCTTCCAAGAGACTTCAGGGTGTTCTTACATATG GGATCATATCTGTAATGTGCAAAGAAGTCTACACTTTAGTACTCTAAACA GTGAGGCATTTCAGAGCATGAACAGTGAGTTGAGAGAGTTGCCTGCTGTTGAACATTCTACACTTCCTCTAATACTTAAG ACCATGTCTGAGAGTGGTATCGCAGATCAGATGAGACTGACAGAGCTAATATTGAACGAT CAAGATTTTTTCCGGAAGCTGATGGATGTTTTCAGAATCTGTGAAGACCTAGAAAACATTGATGGTCTTCACATGATATTCAAAATAGTCAGAGGGATCA TTATGCTCAACAGTCCTCAAATCTTTGAGAAGATATTTGGGGATGAATTGATCATGGATGTTATCGGTTCACTCGAGT atGATCCTGAGATTTCTCATATCCAACATCAtcgaatttttttgaaagagcACGTCGTTTTCAAGGAG GCCATACCAATCAGAGATCCTCATGTCCTGTCAAAGATACATCAGACGTACAGAGTTGGTTATCTGAAG GATGTTGTTCTGGCCAGAGTATTGGATGAGGGCACAGTTGCAAATCTGAATTCCATAATTCATGGAAATAATGCTGTC GTTGTTTCTTTGTTAAAGGATGACAATACCTTTATTCAGGAATTGTTTGCAAGGTTGAGATCGCCTGCCACGTCTGcagaatcaaagaaaaatctg GTATATTTCTTGCACGAGTTTTGTAGTTTAAGCAAGAGCCTGCAGATGGTCCAGCAGCTCCGGCTATTTAG GGAACTCATGAATGAAGGTATCTTTGACATCATTGCTGATACTTTGCAGAATCAAGATAAGAAAATTGTCTTAACTGG GACAGAtatcctcattcttttcttGAATCAGGATCCAAACCTTCTGCGTTCTTATGTTGTTCGGCAGGAAGGAATTCAGCTACTAGGGTTGTTG GTTAAAGGAATGATAACAGACTTTGGAGATGACATGCATTGCCAGTTTCTTGAAATTCTTCGCAGTTTATTGGATTCTTATGCACTGTCAGGAGCACAG AGagataatataattgaaatctTCTATGAGAAGCACTTGGGCCAATTAATTGATGTTATAACAGCATCTTGTCCTAATGAAGTTGTTCCTCCATCGAGTGGTAAATCTTCAGGGTTTAGTGAGAGAGTTGACACTCGGAATGGAATGAAGCCAGAAATACTCTCAAACATATGTGAATTGCTATGCTTCTGCGTTCTGCACCATCCATATAgaataaa GTGCAACTTTCTCCTTGATAATGTAATCGAAAAAGTCTTGACATTGACACGAAGGAAGGAAAAATACCTTGTAGTTGCTGCTGTTCGTTTTGTTCGCACTATCCTTTCCCGCCAT GATGAGCATTTGATAAATCATTTTGTCAAGAACAACCTCCTTAAACCAATTGTAGATGCCTTTGTGAGCAACGGAGACCGTTATAATCTGCTGAACTCTGCCATTTTAGAGCTTTTTGAGTATATCCGCAAG GAAAACCTGAAGTCGTTGCTCAAGTATATAGTTGATTCATTCTGGAATGAGTTGGTCAAATTCGAGCATTTGACCTCCATTCAGTCTCTAAAAGTTAAATATGAGCAG TGTCTAGAGCAGTGTGGAGCAAAAAGTACTGGTAACATATTGGACCCGAGAAAACGAAATGATGAACGTGCTctagaaaaagaagaggaagactaTTTCAACGAGGACAG CGATGAAGAAGACACAGCTTCTGCATCCCATACCCAAAAACCACAAGCTCAACCAGTTTCATCCAATGGAGTTGGTGCAGGGTACCCATCATTAAG TCCACGTTCCAGTGGGCTTgttgattatgatgatgatgaggatgatgaagaCTATAGACCGCCTCCTAAGAAACAGCTAGAAACGCCAGAGGAAGATGAAGGAACTATTGAATCCCTTGGGATGAAGCGGAAATTGCCTTCCAAGGATAAGGAACCTGAACTAGTAAAGAAACAGCAATTAG CACAAAAACTGCAACTGCCGTGCATGCAACTCCTGTGGATGGAAACAAAGGCTCAACTGAAGAAAGTCACCAAGAGAATGATCCTGTCATTTTGA
- the LOC133697913 gene encoding tropinone reductase homolog At2g29290-like, producing MSHPEITNRWSLQGTTALVTGGTKGIGYAVVEELAALGACVHMCARSQGQIDACLRQWKERGLKVSGSVCDVSSQADREKLIKEVSSLFGGKLNILINNAGTNVYKPTLEYTAEDFSFMMNTNLQSAFHLSQLAHPLLKASGAGRIVFVSSICGVTSVNIGYPIYSASKGAINQLTRNLACEWAKDNIRVNSVAPWFINTPMNEDSLQNESVVKELAYRTPMGRAGEPGEVSSVVAFLCLPGPSFTTGQVICIDGGLSVNGFSMG from the exons ATGTCTCATCCAGAAATCACTAACAGATGGTCTCTCCAGGGAACTACTGCTCTTGTCACTGGTGGAACCAAAGGGATCGG ATATGCTGTTGTGGAAGAATTGGCAGCCCTAGGAGCATGTGTTCATATGTGTGCGAGGAGCCAAGGCCAGATTGATGCATGCTTACGTCAATGGAAGGAGAGGGGTCTTAAAGTTAGCGGATCAGTCTGTGATGTATCCTCCCAAGCTGACCGAGAGAAGCTGATAAAGGAGGTTTCCTCCCTGTTTGGTGGGAAACTCAACATTCTT ATCAACAATGCTGGAACCAATGTATACAAACCGACTTTAGAATACACGGCTGAGGATTTCTCATTTATGATGAATACAAATCTCCAATCTGCTTTCCATTTGTCCCAACTTGCACATCCACTTTTGAAAGCTTCAGGAGCTGGAAGGATTGTCTTTGTGTCCTCTATTTGCGGCGTGACATCTGTCAACATTGGATATCCTATATACTCAGCCTCTAAAG GGGCAATTAACCAACTCACAAGGAACCTGGCATGCGAATGGGCCAAAGACAATATTAGGGTTAATTCCGTCGCTCCTTGGTTCATCAACACCCCAATGAATGAAGAT AGTCTTCAAAATGAAAGTGTTGTGAAGGAGCTTGCTTATCGGACCCCCATGGGACGTGCTGGAGAACCAGGAGAAGTCTCTTCTGTTGTCGCATTTCTTTGCCTGCCGGGGCCATCGTTTACAACTGGACAGGTCATTTGTATTGATGGAGGGTTGTCAGTGAACGGCTTTTCCATGGGTTGA